TTAAGTGTATTTCTACGCTCCTCATCAGCAGGCTTTAATATCTAGGTATTGACAATTTTCTGTATGACAGCTTTTGATGTTTTAGGAGGATTTGTGATCGGTGTTGTAGTCGGAGCGGGATCGGTTTTATTTTACATTAAGTGGAAAATTGGAAGGGAGCTCGGAGCTATGCAGGACGAGATGGAGAACTTGATGAACATGACATCTGAGGTCCAGGATATGGACTGGGATGAACAGGAACCAGATTTTGAAGTTGAGGAAATGGAAGATTCTGGAGAAGAATAGAATTGATATCTATTCGCTGTCGTAGAGCTCGTAACCAAAGTATATTTGGTACAGGCCGGACAGTCCGATAACCAGGTATACAACTGCTTCAGCCTCAGGTGAACCAAGTTCTTGAGTTAAAAGAATCTCAACAATGTTGAGGTTTTTCTGGGCGAATGTTCCTAGTCCCTCAAGACCCCAGTTAACAGCTCCTAATACAACTAAGGTTAGTGTTGCCCAGTCGAGGTATTTCACTTCATTCATTCTTACGTTTGACAATTGGTAGACATCTATTTTAAGGATTTAGTTCTTCTCCATCTTATCTGCTGTTTTCTCCATTTCATTTGAGATGGATCTCAGCTGTTCGATAAATTCTTCGGTTCTCGCCGAGTACTGTTCCTCGATCTCGATGTTTCTCAGTGCTACTCTGACATGTGCTTCTTTCACTTTCGCCATCATCTCCCCTTCATCAGCTGTCTCGTCAATGATCTCGTCGAGAAGCTCCGATAGAACACAGTTGATTACATGAGGGACATCGCCGTCAAGGGTCTGTTTTTCATCCATGTTCTCTCTCAGCAGTCTCGATATTCTTCCCTCCGAGAGCGCGAGATCAGAGTTTTCAAGCTGTCCATAGTTATCCGGGATTATCTTCTCCAGATTCATATGAGAACTGTTTCCGCTAAGTTACTTAAATTCCAAGCCTTCCTTCCAGGATCTTATTCACTACGTTCTCAGATACTTCCTTGAATTC
This portion of the Nanohaloarchaea archaeon SW_7_43_1 genome encodes:
- a CDS encoding DUF378 domain-containing protein, producing the protein MNEVKYLDWATLTLVVLGAVNWGLEGLGTFAQKNLNIVEILLTQELGSPEAEAVVYLVIGLSGLYQIYFGYELYDSE